A stretch of the Myripristis murdjan chromosome 24, fMyrMur1.1, whole genome shotgun sequence genome encodes the following:
- the LOC115356684 gene encoding sine oculis-binding protein homolog isoform X2, translating into MPEMEKGRPPENKRSRKPAHPVKREINQEMKTFAESTMNELLGWYGYDKVELRDSEASEIRNYRERRQHVSVLKENSLPKPKSLDSKVSHSVLAMKSGERESSSVPSSSPSSSSTNSSLTSPKEHKSAPVIVPLIKPSAVEDVQNVQIVCVWCQKEGVKRYSLCMGSEPKSFCSEKCFAACRRAYFKRNKARDEDLHGERSPQHPHTEESPRHVLKINSNVRVCDWCKHVRHTKEYLDFGSGEERLQFCSTKCLNQYKMDVFYREARAALTSTSSSPGRNSQEGRADSSAGGQKLLTPESWNSNSNAGETRHRNLSPKGPTPIHGSAASTSISPSEASSSSSKVPVSGLRTLERPIQPPPAPPAVEVTPHPTPLPPPPRPPLEHQPVPQIPMPFIRPPLHAQGLKSPLANPPRHPGPPSSPIHRPPHSPHLQPPTASSMNPPGLVHPFPGAYFPGLHSPPLNMMSRGPVPMPPIMNFGIPSFSPLLPQPTVLVPYPIIVPLPVPIPIPVPIPIPSKTTLEAPSHSGVIQPVPEGADRSRSRSTRPPSPGISAGDSRLVANKMGRASTQGLPSPTDPNTKDTDWVKLERPFPSPTSTPHSGESSPSARYNESPSSAPGSERLTDYKVTPQQQQQQQQPERQVIQRVLQRTQVKLEPSSNGVVDLSGLGESGTGQGTRLGVHDIIRPTPPLPQSPLHDTVYHHQDSNTPPSHTPPSPRGSSSPYDATSSAMISQDHSPNGTSQSSAPPSPNSSLPQRTVPPPDPALSELEAIKENKCSVVGPVRAEGTVSQTEEALAVVGEVGEDPHVPDEDHAYALPTAPKTGGTTTTLLLPKLRDKGSLRTPPNMPCAGDMEPALKRRCLRIRDQNK; encoded by the exons ATGCCAGAGATGGAGAAAGGGAGACCTCCGGAAAACAAACGCAGCAGGAAACCCGCGCACCCCGTTAAGAGGGAGATCAACCAGGAGatgaag ACTTTTGCAGAGAGCACTATGAACGAGCTCCTGGGCTGGTACGGCTATGACAAGGTGGAGCTCAGAGATTCGGAGGCCAGCGAAATCAGGAACTACAGAGAAAGACGTCAGCATGTGTCTGTGCTAAAAG AAAACTCGTTGCCAAAACCCAAGAGCCTGGACAGCAAAGTCAGCCACTCAGTTCTGGCCAtgaagagtggagagagagagtcctccAGTGTCCCTTCTTcttcaccctcctcttcctccacaaaCTCATCCCTGACCAGCCCCAAGGAGCACAAGAGTGCCCCGGTCATTGTCCCCCTTATAAAGCCATCTGCAG TGGAGGATGTACAGAATGTGCAGATAGTGTGTGTCTGGTGTCAAAAAGAGGGCGTGAAGCGCTACTCTCTATGCATGGGTTCAGAGCCCAAGAGCTTCTGCAGCGAGAAGTGCTTCGCCGCCTGCAGACGGGCCTACTTCAAACGTAATAAG GCTAGAGATGAAGACCTCCATGGTGAGAGATCCCCTCAGCACCCCCATACTGAAGAATCCCCGAGACATGTTTTGAAGATAAACAGCAATGTCCGA GTATGTGATTGGTGCAAGCATGTCCGCCACACTAAAGAGTACCTGGACTTTGGATCTGGTGAGGAGAGGCTCCAGTTCTGCAGTACTAAATGTCTGAATCAATACAAGATGGATGTTTTCTACCGAGAGGCCCGTGCAGCTCTCACCAGCACCAGCTCCAGCCCAGGCAGAAACAGCCAGGAAGGGAGGGCGGACAGCAGTGCAGGAGGGCAGAAGCTACTCACTCCTGAGTCTTGGAACAGCAACAGTAATGCAGGGGAAACCCGTCATAGAAATCTTTCCCCCAAAGGGCCGACCCCCATCCATGGTTCAGCAGCATCAACCTCTATTTCCCCTTCAGAggcatcttcctcttcctccaaggTCCCTGTCTCAGGGCTGAGGACCCTGGAGAGACCCATccagcctcctccagctccccctgctgtggAGGTGACACCCCACCCTACTCcacttcctccccctccccgtCCCCCTCTGGAACACCAGCCTGTGCCTCAAATACCCATGCCCTTTATCAGACCTCCTCTTCATGCCCAAGGCCTGAAAAGCCCCCTTGCCAACCCACCAAGACACCCAGGCCCCCCTTCCAGCCCTATCCACCGGCCTCCCCACTCTCCCCACCTGCAGCCCCCCACAGCCTCCTCCATGAACCCACCAGGACTGGTGCATCCTTTCCCAGGGGCCTACTTCCCTGGGTTGCACTCCCCTCCACTCAATATGATGTCTAGAGGTCCCGTCCCAATGCCTCCTATAATGAACTTTGGTATTCCATCATTTAGCCCTCTCCTGCCCCAGCCTACTGTCCTGGTGCCTTATCCCATCATTGTTCCACTTCCTGTCCCCATACCCATCCCTGTTCCCATTCCAATCCCCTCTAAGACAACCCTTGAAGCCCCAAGCCACAGTGGAGTTATCCAGCCTGTGCCAGAGGGGGCAGATAGGAGTAGATCCAGGTCCACCAGACCGCCCTCACCAGGGATCTCTGCAGGGGACAGCAGACTGGTAGCCAACAAAATGGGCAGAGCCTCGACTCAGGGTCTCCCCTCACCCACTGACCCCAACACAAAAGACACAGACTGGGTTAAATTGGAAAGGCCATTCCCCTCCCCAACATCCACACCCCACAGTGGAGAATCTTCCCCCAGTGCGCGGTACAACGAATCCCCCTCCTCAGCCCCAGGGTCAGAGAGGCTGACAGACTATAAGGtgacaccacagcagcagcagcagcagcagcagccagaaaGGCAGGTCATCCAGAGGGTTCTTCAAAGAACCCAAGTGAAGCTGGAGCCCAGCTCCAATGGAGTGGTCGACTTATCGGGGCTTGGGGAGTCAGGAACTGGGCAGGGTACCAGACTGGGTGTCCATGATATTATCAGACCCACCCCTCCTCTACCACAATCCCCTTTACATGACACTGTCTACCACCATCAGGACTCAAACACCCCACCTTCACACACCCCTCCCAGCCCCAGGGGAAGCAGCTCTCCATATGATGCCACATCCTCTGCCATGATATCCCAAGACCACAGTCCTAATGGGACATCGCAATCCTCCGCCCCTCCTAGTCCAAATTCCTCCCTACCCCAGAGAACAGTGCCACCCCCTGACCCTGCACTTAGCGAGCTGGAGGCCATCAAAGAGAACAAGTGCTCTGTGGTTGGCCCAGTGCGGGCTGAGGGCACAGTCAGCCAAACAGAGGAGGCCTTAGCTGTTGTTGGGGAGGTGGGAGAGGACCCCCATGTTCCTGATGAGGACCATGCCTATGCCCTGCCAACAGCACCAAAGACAGGGGGGACCACCACCACGCTGCTCTTGCCCAAACTCAGGGACAAGGGTAGCCTGCGGACCCCCCCTAATATGCCTTGTGCAGGAGATATGGAGCCGGCTCTGAAGAGGCGATGCCTACGTATTCGTGATCAGAATAAGTAG
- the LOC115356684 gene encoding sine oculis-binding protein homolog isoform X1 has translation MPEMEKGRPPENKRSRKPAHPVKREINQEMKTFAESTMNELLGWYGYDKVELRDSEASEIRNYRERRQHVSVLKENSLPKPKSLDSKVSHSVLAMKSGERESSSVPSSSPSSSSTNSSLTSPKEHKSAPVIVPLIKPSAVEDVQNVQIVCVWCQKEGVKRYSLCMGSEPKSFCSEKCFAACRRAYFKRNKARDEDLHGERSPQHPHTEESPRHVLKINSNVRSLSPVPQVCDWCKHVRHTKEYLDFGSGEERLQFCSTKCLNQYKMDVFYREARAALTSTSSSPGRNSQEGRADSSAGGQKLLTPESWNSNSNAGETRHRNLSPKGPTPIHGSAASTSISPSEASSSSSKVPVSGLRTLERPIQPPPAPPAVEVTPHPTPLPPPPRPPLEHQPVPQIPMPFIRPPLHAQGLKSPLANPPRHPGPPSSPIHRPPHSPHLQPPTASSMNPPGLVHPFPGAYFPGLHSPPLNMMSRGPVPMPPIMNFGIPSFSPLLPQPTVLVPYPIIVPLPVPIPIPVPIPIPSKTTLEAPSHSGVIQPVPEGADRSRSRSTRPPSPGISAGDSRLVANKMGRASTQGLPSPTDPNTKDTDWVKLERPFPSPTSTPHSGESSPSARYNESPSSAPGSERLTDYKVTPQQQQQQQQPERQVIQRVLQRTQVKLEPSSNGVVDLSGLGESGTGQGTRLGVHDIIRPTPPLPQSPLHDTVYHHQDSNTPPSHTPPSPRGSSSPYDATSSAMISQDHSPNGTSQSSAPPSPNSSLPQRTVPPPDPALSELEAIKENKCSVVGPVRAEGTVSQTEEALAVVGEVGEDPHVPDEDHAYALPTAPKTGGTTTTLLLPKLRDKGSLRTPPNMPCAGDMEPALKRRCLRIRDQNK, from the exons ATGCCAGAGATGGAGAAAGGGAGACCTCCGGAAAACAAACGCAGCAGGAAACCCGCGCACCCCGTTAAGAGGGAGATCAACCAGGAGatgaag ACTTTTGCAGAGAGCACTATGAACGAGCTCCTGGGCTGGTACGGCTATGACAAGGTGGAGCTCAGAGATTCGGAGGCCAGCGAAATCAGGAACTACAGAGAAAGACGTCAGCATGTGTCTGTGCTAAAAG AAAACTCGTTGCCAAAACCCAAGAGCCTGGACAGCAAAGTCAGCCACTCAGTTCTGGCCAtgaagagtggagagagagagtcctccAGTGTCCCTTCTTcttcaccctcctcttcctccacaaaCTCATCCCTGACCAGCCCCAAGGAGCACAAGAGTGCCCCGGTCATTGTCCCCCTTATAAAGCCATCTGCAG TGGAGGATGTACAGAATGTGCAGATAGTGTGTGTCTGGTGTCAAAAAGAGGGCGTGAAGCGCTACTCTCTATGCATGGGTTCAGAGCCCAAGAGCTTCTGCAGCGAGAAGTGCTTCGCCGCCTGCAGACGGGCCTACTTCAAACGTAATAAG GCTAGAGATGAAGACCTCCATGGTGAGAGATCCCCTCAGCACCCCCATACTGAAGAATCCCCGAGACATGTTTTGAAGATAAACAGCAATGTCCGA TCTCTCTCCCCCGTGCCACAGGTATGTGATTGGTGCAAGCATGTCCGCCACACTAAAGAGTACCTGGACTTTGGATCTGGTGAGGAGAGGCTCCAGTTCTGCAGTACTAAATGTCTGAATCAATACAAGATGGATGTTTTCTACCGAGAGGCCCGTGCAGCTCTCACCAGCACCAGCTCCAGCCCAGGCAGAAACAGCCAGGAAGGGAGGGCGGACAGCAGTGCAGGAGGGCAGAAGCTACTCACTCCTGAGTCTTGGAACAGCAACAGTAATGCAGGGGAAACCCGTCATAGAAATCTTTCCCCCAAAGGGCCGACCCCCATCCATGGTTCAGCAGCATCAACCTCTATTTCCCCTTCAGAggcatcttcctcttcctccaaggTCCCTGTCTCAGGGCTGAGGACCCTGGAGAGACCCATccagcctcctccagctccccctgctgtggAGGTGACACCCCACCCTACTCcacttcctccccctccccgtCCCCCTCTGGAACACCAGCCTGTGCCTCAAATACCCATGCCCTTTATCAGACCTCCTCTTCATGCCCAAGGCCTGAAAAGCCCCCTTGCCAACCCACCAAGACACCCAGGCCCCCCTTCCAGCCCTATCCACCGGCCTCCCCACTCTCCCCACCTGCAGCCCCCCACAGCCTCCTCCATGAACCCACCAGGACTGGTGCATCCTTTCCCAGGGGCCTACTTCCCTGGGTTGCACTCCCCTCCACTCAATATGATGTCTAGAGGTCCCGTCCCAATGCCTCCTATAATGAACTTTGGTATTCCATCATTTAGCCCTCTCCTGCCCCAGCCTACTGTCCTGGTGCCTTATCCCATCATTGTTCCACTTCCTGTCCCCATACCCATCCCTGTTCCCATTCCAATCCCCTCTAAGACAACCCTTGAAGCCCCAAGCCACAGTGGAGTTATCCAGCCTGTGCCAGAGGGGGCAGATAGGAGTAGATCCAGGTCCACCAGACCGCCCTCACCAGGGATCTCTGCAGGGGACAGCAGACTGGTAGCCAACAAAATGGGCAGAGCCTCGACTCAGGGTCTCCCCTCACCCACTGACCCCAACACAAAAGACACAGACTGGGTTAAATTGGAAAGGCCATTCCCCTCCCCAACATCCACACCCCACAGTGGAGAATCTTCCCCCAGTGCGCGGTACAACGAATCCCCCTCCTCAGCCCCAGGGTCAGAGAGGCTGACAGACTATAAGGtgacaccacagcagcagcagcagcagcagcagccagaaaGGCAGGTCATCCAGAGGGTTCTTCAAAGAACCCAAGTGAAGCTGGAGCCCAGCTCCAATGGAGTGGTCGACTTATCGGGGCTTGGGGAGTCAGGAACTGGGCAGGGTACCAGACTGGGTGTCCATGATATTATCAGACCCACCCCTCCTCTACCACAATCCCCTTTACATGACACTGTCTACCACCATCAGGACTCAAACACCCCACCTTCACACACCCCTCCCAGCCCCAGGGGAAGCAGCTCTCCATATGATGCCACATCCTCTGCCATGATATCCCAAGACCACAGTCCTAATGGGACATCGCAATCCTCCGCCCCTCCTAGTCCAAATTCCTCCCTACCCCAGAGAACAGTGCCACCCCCTGACCCTGCACTTAGCGAGCTGGAGGCCATCAAAGAGAACAAGTGCTCTGTGGTTGGCCCAGTGCGGGCTGAGGGCACAGTCAGCCAAACAGAGGAGGCCTTAGCTGTTGTTGGGGAGGTGGGAGAGGACCCCCATGTTCCTGATGAGGACCATGCCTATGCCCTGCCAACAGCACCAAAGACAGGGGGGACCACCACCACGCTGCTCTTGCCCAAACTCAGGGACAAGGGTAGCCTGCGGACCCCCCCTAATATGCCTTGTGCAGGAGATATGGAGCCGGCTCTGAAGAGGCGATGCCTACGTATTCGTGATCAGAATAAGTAG